From Thermus albus, one genomic window encodes:
- the recG gene encoding ATP-dependent DNA helicase RecG, with protein MENVREGELRQRLLRPLLRELKDGARDQVVVGGLETLIQNLAKPFPHLQRLFLGYGAKSPEERKAVLEEAIRFLENGQEPLAASRGEPSARPQPPRLTLQDPAHLLAPPQSRKKLTELSLHTVRDVLQYYPRRYEDRRALPGVRFLEDGQKATLAVRVLAKELVKTPKKGMQLVQVRAQDAWGFRLTLVWFNQTWVLSQIQEGETLIVTGRVQRRNGVQLYVEHFENEGTESLSTGRIVPIYPAKEGIGQAFLRRTVHRALEMALPLPDPLEAYREEHRLFPYAEALRQIHFPEDEEALKKALLRLKFDEYLLLELKALLDAGGLVLGRSFRVEEAWTETFKKGLPFSLTRAQERVMGEIAQDMQSPRQMARLLQGDVGSGKTVVAAYALFLAAMNGAQGALMAPTEILAKQHYGNLTQYLFPLGVRVELLLGSMTPKEKEGAVQRLLSGEAQVAVGTHALIQEGVGFKDLGLAVVDEEHRFGVLQRRALLKMARVPPDVLVMSATPIPRSLALTLYGDLEVSLLDEMPPGRKPVRTKVLPHRLRLQAYAFAREEVRKGHQVFVVAPAIEESEELDLKAATALYQELKGLLPGVRMALLHGKMPAREKDSVMEAFRQGAFDLLVSTTVVEVGVDIPKASLIIVENAERFGLAQLHQLRGRVGRGGLEGYAILIAGEASQKTLRRLKVLEESNDGFYIAEMDLKLRGPGELRGTRQSGYPELKLGDLAEDTEVIEKARALAKRILEMDPDLSWPQHQTLKEELRAQAERMGFREVI; from the coding sequence ATGGAGAACGTGAGGGAAGGGGAACTTCGCCAAAGGCTCCTCAGGCCCCTCCTAAGGGAGCTAAAGGACGGGGCCCGGGACCAGGTGGTGGTGGGGGGCCTGGAAACCCTCATCCAGAACCTGGCCAAGCCCTTTCCCCACCTGCAAAGGCTTTTCCTGGGGTACGGTGCGAAAAGCCCGGAGGAGCGCAAGGCGGTCCTGGAGGAGGCCATCCGCTTCCTGGAGAATGGCCAAGAACCGCTGGCCGCAAGCAGGGGGGAACCTTCCGCCCGGCCCCAGCCCCCCCGCCTCACCCTCCAGGACCCCGCCCACCTCCTGGCCCCGCCCCAAAGCCGCAAGAAGCTCACCGAGCTTTCCCTCCACACGGTGCGGGACGTCCTCCAGTACTACCCACGCCGCTACGAGGACCGGCGGGCCCTTCCCGGGGTGCGCTTCCTGGAGGACGGCCAGAAGGCCACCCTCGCCGTGAGGGTCCTGGCCAAGGAGCTGGTGAAAACCCCCAAGAAGGGGATGCAGCTGGTGCAGGTGCGGGCCCAGGATGCTTGGGGCTTTCGCCTCACCCTGGTCTGGTTCAACCAAACCTGGGTTCTCTCCCAGATCCAGGAGGGGGAAACCCTGATCGTCACGGGCCGGGTGCAGCGGCGCAACGGGGTGCAGCTTTACGTGGAGCACTTTGAGAACGAGGGCACCGAGTCCCTCTCCACGGGGAGGATCGTGCCCATCTACCCCGCCAAGGAGGGGATCGGGCAGGCTTTCCTGCGCCGCACCGTCCACCGGGCCCTGGAAATGGCCCTCCCCCTCCCCGACCCCCTGGAAGCCTACCGGGAGGAGCACCGTCTTTTCCCGTACGCCGAGGCCCTTCGCCAGATCCACTTCCCCGAGGATGAGGAGGCCTTGAAAAAGGCCCTCCTTCGCCTCAAGTTTGACGAGTACCTCCTCTTGGAGCTCAAGGCCCTTCTGGACGCCGGGGGCCTGGTCCTAGGCCGGAGCTTCCGGGTGGAGGAGGCCTGGACGGAAACCTTCAAGAAAGGCCTGCCCTTTTCCCTCACCCGGGCCCAGGAGCGGGTCATGGGGGAGATCGCCCAGGACATGCAAAGCCCCCGGCAGATGGCCCGCCTCCTCCAGGGGGATGTGGGCTCAGGAAAGACGGTGGTGGCGGCCTATGCCCTCTTTCTGGCGGCCATGAACGGGGCCCAAGGAGCCCTCATGGCCCCCACGGAGATCCTGGCCAAGCAGCACTACGGGAACCTGACCCAGTACCTTTTCCCCCTGGGGGTGCGGGTGGAGCTCCTTTTGGGGTCCATGACCCCCAAGGAGAAGGAAGGGGCCGTCCAGAGGCTTCTTTCCGGGGAAGCCCAGGTGGCGGTGGGCACCCACGCCCTCATCCAGGAGGGGGTGGGGTTTAAGGACCTGGGGCTTGCGGTGGTGGACGAGGAACACCGCTTTGGCGTCTTGCAGCGGCGGGCCCTCCTCAAGATGGCCCGGGTTCCTCCCGATGTCCTGGTGATGTCCGCCACCCCCATCCCCCGTTCCCTGGCCCTAACCCTCTATGGGGACCTCGAGGTCAGCCTCCTGGACGAGATGCCCCCCGGGCGAAAGCCCGTGAGGACCAAGGTCCTCCCCCACCGGCTGCGCCTGCAGGCCTACGCCTTCGCCCGGGAGGAGGTGAGGAAGGGGCACCAGGTCTTCGTGGTGGCCCCGGCCATTGAGGAGTCGGAAGAACTGGACCTGAAGGCGGCCACCGCCCTCTACCAGGAGCTGAAAGGCCTTCTCCCTGGGGTGCGCATGGCCCTCCTTCACGGAAAGATGCCCGCCCGGGAAAAGGATAGCGTCATGGAGGCCTTCCGCCAGGGCGCCTTTGACCTTTTGGTATCCACCACCGTGGTGGAGGTGGGGGTAGACATCCCCAAGGCGAGCCTCATCATCGTGGAAAACGCCGAGCGCTTCGGCCTGGCCCAGCTCCACCAGCTGAGGGGCCGGGTGGGGCGAGGGGGGCTGGAAGGCTACGCCATCCTGATCGCAGGGGAAGCCAGCCAGAAAACCCTCAGGCGCCTAAAGGTCCTCGAGGAGTCCAATGACGGCTTCTACATCGCGGAGATGGACCTGAAACTGAGGGGCCCCGGGGAGCTCAGGGGCACCCGGCAGTCGGGGTACCCGGAGCTGAAGCTGGGGGACCTGGCCGAGGACACGGAGGTTATTGAAAAGGCCCGGGCCCTGGCCAAGCGCATCCTGGAAATGGACCCCGACCTCTCCTGGCCCCAGCACCAGACCCTTAAGGAGGAGCTCCGGGCCCAAGCAGAGCGCATGGGCTTCCGGGAGGTCATCTAG
- a CDS encoding M16 family metallopeptidase: protein MSRVERLPNGLLLALEERDYPGVAFGLLVPAGAVNEPEGLLGASTLLEGWLWKGAGELDAWGLAQALDALGVRRQSGAGLEYTLFSAAFLPEVLEEVLRLYALLLLRPRLPEEGFEAVRSVALQALLSQEDQPARKLFSELRKRVFLSPHGRDPLGEEESLKRATPQAVREDFARRYTPKGAILAVAGGVSWERLLKALEPLLAWEGEEAFYPEPFLSQPQRFLLKRPTAQVQIGLAYPDVGPEDPRFYAARLALEVLSGGMSSRLFTEVREKRGLVYAVSAFPAGVKGQGLLMAYGGTTKERARETLEVMLSEVERLAEGVTEEEVSRAKVGLKTALVMADESIRSRAASMVRDLFMLGRVRPLSEIEEAIERTGLPAVNAFLREHPYRNPWVGLLGEVDDVS from the coding sequence GTGAGCCGCGTGGAGCGACTGCCGAATGGGCTTCTTTTGGCCCTGGAGGAGCGGGACTACCCCGGGGTGGCCTTCGGGCTTCTGGTGCCTGCCGGGGCGGTGAACGAGCCCGAGGGGCTTCTGGGTGCCAGCACCCTTCTGGAGGGCTGGCTTTGGAAGGGGGCTGGGGAGCTGGACGCTTGGGGGCTGGCCCAGGCCCTGGACGCCCTGGGGGTAAGAAGGCAAAGCGGGGCCGGGTTAGAGTACACCCTGTTTTCCGCGGCCTTTTTACCGGAGGTCCTGGAAGAGGTCCTGCGCCTCTATGCCCTTCTCCTCCTTAGGCCCCGGCTTCCTGAGGAGGGCTTTGAGGCGGTGAGAAGCGTGGCCCTGCAGGCCCTTCTTTCCCAGGAGGACCAGCCGGCCCGGAAGCTCTTCTCCGAGCTCCGAAAAAGGGTCTTCCTCTCCCCCCATGGAAGGGATCCCTTGGGGGAGGAGGAGAGCCTGAAGAGGGCCACACCCCAGGCGGTGCGGGAGGACTTTGCTAGGCGCTACACCCCGAAAGGGGCCATCTTGGCGGTGGCGGGAGGGGTTTCCTGGGAAAGGCTTCTGAAGGCCCTGGAACCCCTTTTGGCCTGGGAGGGGGAGGAGGCTTTTTACCCCGAGCCCTTTCTTTCCCAGCCCCAGCGCTTCCTCCTCAAGCGCCCCACGGCCCAGGTGCAGATCGGCCTGGCCTACCCGGATGTGGGCCCGGAGGACCCCCGGTTTTACGCGGCCCGGCTGGCCCTGGAGGTGCTCTCGGGGGGCATGAGCAGCCGCCTTTTCACCGAGGTGCGGGAGAAAAGGGGCCTGGTCTATGCGGTGAGCGCCTTCCCCGCCGGGGTCAAGGGCCAGGGCCTCCTCATGGCCTATGGGGGCACCACCAAGGAAAGGGCCAGGGAGACGTTGGAGGTCATGCTTTCGGAGGTGGAGCGCCTGGCGGAAGGGGTCACGGAGGAGGAGGTTTCCCGGGCCAAGGTGGGGCTCAAGACCGCCTTGGTGATGGCGGATGAGTCCATCCGAAGCCGGGCCGCCTCCATGGTGCGGGACCTCTTCATGCTGGGGCGGGTCCGGCCCCTTTCCGAGATCGAGGAGGCCATAGAACGTACGGGCCTTCCGGCGGTGAACGCCTTCTTGCGGGAACACCCCTACCGCAACCCCTGGGTGGGGCTTTTGGGCGAGGTGGACGATGTTTCGTGA